The proteins below are encoded in one region of Brassica napus cultivar Da-Ae chromosome A6, Da-Ae, whole genome shotgun sequence:
- the BNAA06G35950D gene encoding uncharacterized protein BNAA06G35950D → MDSIPRKRPKSESKPPKRNPKSSHSPIRSLLEPPQSFFPSKEEFIKLLTVLLIACAVAFTCSFLAKLLGSDPKSFCDSDSDSVDSDLDSCEPCPVNGECHQGKLQCNHGYRKQGTLCIEDGAIFESTKKLVRHFERKVCEAYALNECYGTDTIWVPENGVWNELRISGFMDNLDESAYDFVKAKAVEAVSELLEKRINANGIDELKCSESLMESYKPLTCRVQQWLLQHIVIVSSSCAMLVTCAILLRKIQRKRRFSSRVEELYDQVCDFLEENAVTSNSADSNCEPWVIASRLRDHLLLPRERRDPLLWTKVEELIQEDSRIDRYPKIIKGEQKVVWEWQVEGSLSLSKLKKRRETQKKVRQISDSNKILQDNYNRRIAETSS, encoded by the exons ATGGATTCGATACCAAGGAAGCGACCCAAATCGGAGTCCAAACCCCCAAAACGAAACCCTAAATCCTCTCATTCTCCGATCAGATCACTACTCGAGCCACCGCAAAGCTTCTTCCCTTCCAAGGAAGAATTCATTAAACTCCTCACGGTCTTGCTCATCGCTTGCGCAGTAGCATTCACCTGCAGTTTCCTCGCTAAGCTTCTGGGCTCAGACCCTAAATCTTTCTGCGACAGCGACTCAGATTCCGTCGACTCGGATTTGG ATTCGTGTGAACCATGTCCGGTTAATGGGGAATGTCACCAAGGGAAGTTGCAATGTAATCATGGATACAGAAAGCAAGGGACTTTATGTATAGAAGATGGAGCTATCTTTGAATCAACTAAGAAACTG GTTAGGCATTTCGAGAGAAAGGTTTGTGAGGCATATGCTCTTAATGAATGCTATGGTACCGACACCATTTGG GTTCCAGAGAATGGTGTTTGGAATGAGCTACGTATAAGCGGTTTCATGGATAACTTAGACGAGTCTGCTTACGATTTTGTGAAAGCAAAGGCAGTGGAAGCTGTGTCAGAGTTGCTAGAGAAAAGGATTAATGCTAATGG GATCGATGAGTTGAAGTGCTCTGAATCGCTAATGGAAAGTTACAAGCCTTTGACTTGCCGCGTACAACAATGGCTTTTACAGCACATTGTTATCGTCTCGTCCTCATGTGCAATG CTTGTTACCTGCGCAATATTGCTTAGGAAAATCCAGCGGAAGCGACGTTTTTCAAGTAGAGTTGAAGAACTATACGACCAG GTCTGTGACTTCCTGGAAGAGAATGCAGTGACATCGAACTCTGCAGACAGTAACTGCGAGCCTTGGGTTATAGCATCACGGTTGCGTGATCATCTCCTTTTGCctagagaaagaagagatccTCTCTTATGGACTAAG GTTGAGGAGTTGATACAAGAGGATTCACGTATAGATAGATATCCGAAAATCATAAAGGGTGAACAAAAGGTTGTATGGGAATGGCAAG TTGAAGGTTCACTTAGCTTATCCAAGCTAAAGAAACGGCGAGAGACGCAGAAGAAAGTTAGACAAATCAGTGACTCAAACAAAATCTTGCAAGATAACTACAACAGAAGAATCGCAGAGACTAGCTCTTAA